A genomic stretch from Natronomonas gomsonensis includes:
- the alaS gene encoding alanine--tRNA ligase, whose protein sequence is MSDLDEEYQLEYFHDEGFVRKECPSCGSHFWTRDEDRQLCGEPPCADYEFIDAPGFDEEYSLEEMREAFLSFFEEHGHERIDPYPVAANRWRDDVLLTQASIYDFQPLVTSGKTPPPANPLTVSQPCIRMQDIDNVGKTGRHTMAFEMMAHHAFNAREDLEDPGQYAYEGEVYWKDETVEYCDTLLEELGADIEDVTYIEDPWVGGGNAGPAIEVIYRGLELATLVFMCMEQDPDGEYELKDGNTYSYMDTYIVDTGYGLERWTWMSQGTPTVYEAVYPEMISFLKDNAGLEYTDDEEALVNRAARLSGQLDIDDVDDVEAARDNIADKLDVSTSRLRELVEPLEDIYAIADHCRTLAYMFGDGIVPSNVGTGYLARMVLRRTKRLCDTAGVDAPLDELVDMQADRLGYENRDTVRDIVRTEVEKYRETLERGGRQVERLASDYAAKGEPIPLEEVLELYDSHGIQPDMVEDIAADHGADVEIPDDFYSLVAARHGGEEAFEEEEGAETDDDRIADLPDTEKLYYEDPERTDFEAVVLDVIEREVDGETRYDVALDQTMFYPEGGGQPADTGTLATDEVTVEVTDVQEVDGVVLHRTDESPGKGEFVRGQIDATRRKRLMQHHTATHIVGYAAREVLGEHVRQAGAQKGTESSRFDIRHYERISREEVKRIERVANDLVTDNVAVKQEWPDRHEAEEEHGFDLYQGGIPPGQNLRLIRVAEDVQACAGTHVTRTGDIGTIKILSTERVQDGVERLTFAAGDAAIEATQRTEDALYEAADTFDVSPQEVPDTATRFFSEWKERGKQIEDLKEQLAEVRAQGGGDDATEVDLDDATAVVQRVDADMDELRATANALADEGKVAVIGSGLDGATFVVAVPDGVDLNAGSVVGELAAKVGGGGGGPPDFAQGGGPDVEALDDALDEAPDVLRQLREA, encoded by the coding sequence ATGAGTGACCTCGACGAGGAGTATCAGCTCGAGTATTTCCACGACGAGGGGTTCGTACGGAAGGAGTGCCCGTCGTGTGGGTCACACTTCTGGACCCGCGACGAGGACCGACAACTGTGTGGGGAGCCGCCGTGTGCCGACTACGAGTTCATCGACGCACCGGGATTCGACGAGGAGTACAGTTTAGAGGAGATGCGCGAGGCGTTCCTCTCGTTTTTCGAGGAGCACGGCCACGAGCGCATCGACCCCTACCCGGTCGCGGCGAACCGCTGGCGCGACGACGTGCTGTTGACGCAGGCCTCGATTTACGACTTCCAGCCGTTGGTCACCTCCGGGAAGACGCCGCCGCCGGCGAACCCGCTGACCGTGAGCCAGCCCTGCATCCGAATGCAGGACATCGACAACGTCGGCAAGACGGGCCGGCACACGATGGCCTTCGAAATGATGGCCCACCACGCGTTCAACGCCCGCGAGGACCTCGAGGACCCCGGCCAGTACGCCTACGAGGGCGAGGTGTACTGGAAGGACGAAACCGTCGAGTACTGTGATACGCTGTTGGAGGAGTTGGGCGCCGACATCGAGGACGTAACCTACATCGAGGACCCGTGGGTCGGCGGCGGCAACGCCGGCCCCGCTATCGAGGTCATCTACCGGGGGCTGGAACTCGCCACCCTCGTTTTCATGTGCATGGAGCAGGACCCCGACGGCGAGTACGAACTCAAAGACGGGAACACCTACTCGTATATGGACACCTACATCGTCGACACCGGCTACGGGTTAGAGCGGTGGACCTGGATGTCCCAGGGGACCCCGACGGTGTACGAAGCCGTCTACCCCGAGATGATTTCGTTCCTGAAGGACAACGCCGGCCTCGAATACACCGACGACGAGGAAGCACTTGTCAACCGCGCGGCCCGACTGTCGGGGCAACTCGACATCGACGACGTCGACGACGTGGAGGCGGCCCGCGACAACATCGCCGACAAACTCGACGTGTCGACGAGTCGGCTGCGTGAACTCGTCGAACCGCTTGAGGACATCTACGCCATCGCCGACCACTGCCGGACGCTCGCCTACATGTTCGGCGACGGCATCGTCCCCTCGAACGTCGGCACGGGGTATCTCGCCCGGATGGTGTTGCGCCGGACCAAGCGGCTGTGTGACACCGCCGGCGTCGACGCGCCGCTTGACGAACTCGTCGACATGCAGGCCGACCGACTCGGCTACGAGAACCGAGACACCGTCCGCGACATCGTCCGGACGGAGGTCGAGAAGTACCGCGAGACGCTCGAACGCGGCGGCCGACAGGTCGAACGCCTCGCCAGCGACTACGCGGCGAAGGGCGAGCCGATTCCTCTCGAAGAAGTGCTCGAGTTGTACGACTCCCACGGCATCCAGCCGGATATGGTCGAGGACATCGCCGCCGACCACGGCGCGGACGTGGAGATTCCCGACGACTTCTACTCGCTGGTCGCGGCACGCCACGGCGGCGAGGAGGCCTTCGAAGAAGAGGAGGGCGCCGAAACCGACGACGACCGCATCGCCGACCTTCCCGACACGGAGAAACTGTACTACGAGGACCCCGAACGGACCGACTTCGAGGCGGTCGTCCTCGATGTCATCGAACGGGAGGTCGATGGCGAGACTCGATACGACGTGGCCCTCGACCAGACGATGTTCTACCCCGAAGGCGGCGGCCAACCCGCGGACACGGGGACGCTCGCCACCGACGAGGTGACCGTCGAGGTCACCGATGTCCAGGAGGTCGACGGCGTCGTCCTCCATCGCACTGACGAGAGTCCGGGCAAAGGCGAGTTCGTCCGTGGACAAATCGATGCGACCCGGCGCAAGCGGCTGATGCAACACCACACCGCGACTCACATCGTCGGCTACGCGGCCCGGGAGGTCCTCGGCGAGCACGTCCGGCAGGCCGGCGCCCAGAAAGGCACCGAATCCTCGCGGTTCGACATCCGTCACTACGAGCGCATCAGCCGCGAGGAGGTCAAACGCATCGAGCGGGTCGCAAACGACCTCGTCACCGACAACGTCGCGGTGAAACAGGAGTGGCCCGACCGCCACGAAGCCGAGGAGGAACACGGCTTCGACCTGTATCAGGGCGGCATTCCGCCGGGACAGAATCTCCGGCTCATTCGAGTCGCAGAGGACGTACAGGCCTGTGCGGGCACCCACGTCACCCGAACCGGCGACATCGGCACCATCAAAATCCTCTCGACGGAGCGGGTTCAGGACGGCGTCGAGCGGCTGACGTTCGCGGCGGGCGACGCCGCCATCGAGGCCACACAGCGGACCGAAGACGCCCTCTACGAGGCGGCCGACACCTTCGACGTCTCGCCACAGGAGGTCCCCGACACCGCAACGCGGTTCTTCTCGGAGTGGAAGGAGCGGGGCAAACAAATCGAGGACCTCAAAGAGCAACTCGCCGAGGTCCGCGCACAGGGCGGCGGCGACGACGCCACCGAGGTCGACCTCGACGACGCGACGGCGGTCGTCCAGCGGGTCGACGCCGACATGGACGAACTCCGGGCGACGGCCAACGCCCTCGCCGACGAGGGCAAAGTCGCCGTCATCGGCAGCGGCCTCGACGGTGCGACGTTCGTCGTCGCGGTACCCGACGGCGTCGACCTCAACGCGGGGTCGGTCGTCGGTGAACTCGCCGCGAAGGTCGGCGGGGGCGGCGGCGGCCCGCCGGACTTCGCACAGGGCGGCGGCCCCGACGTCGAGGCGCTTGATGACGCCTTAGACGAGGCGCCCGACGTGTTACGGCAACTGCGGGAGGCCTGA
- a CDS encoding HPP family protein has protein sequence MRDWFGVGTRMFIGSLRQRVRVARRRLEETSTLIHVSILLFVPALIALMTYLSNRSSYVSFFILPPLAAGTYALFANPESKYASPVRFVAGLSVGAICSWVAMEVAIRFVYPGLPPNAIEVDAAMTAFAVFLAGLVTWVLDIEEAAAFSMALLGLLVDPTRRLSFVVSVFVSSGIVAVGFAVWRDLFYEQRARYLYESIEGDDHVLVPIRGEFAEATAMLGARLAADHDAGKVVLLDIVEESPETARDGGRPPGVVADGGDAVKGQPDADTEGDDGMDPTTAAAVSELESLASRIETNLGVPCQIVVAAAGPSRAETVRQVASEASCDLIVAPYETDDSEVTPFIKRLLEANRDVLIHRSCDGRQRWRRIMVPVRQAGDTAHNMIDFALRLAGPIGHVSIAHCIDSEKQRRNATQMLANLAETIDGTVETRVPNASIHDFLLRSAPENDLIVIGSSGDRSVASRLVSPPTFKQIDDLETDVAIVDRH, from the coding sequence ATGCGCGATTGGTTCGGCGTCGGAACGCGAATGTTCATCGGGAGTCTCCGCCAGCGGGTTCGCGTCGCCCGCCGGCGTCTCGAAGAGACCTCGACGCTCATTCACGTCTCGATACTCCTCTTCGTTCCCGCGCTCATCGCGCTGATGACGTATCTCTCGAACCGCTCGAGTTACGTCTCCTTCTTCATCCTGCCGCCGCTGGCGGCGGGCACCTACGCGCTGTTTGCCAACCCCGAAAGCAAGTACGCCTCGCCGGTCCGGTTCGTCGCCGGCCTTTCGGTCGGCGCCATCTGTTCGTGGGTTGCCATGGAAGTCGCCATCCGGTTCGTCTATCCCGGATTGCCACCGAACGCAATCGAGGTCGACGCCGCCATGACAGCCTTCGCAGTGTTCCTCGCGGGACTCGTCACATGGGTACTCGACATCGAGGAGGCTGCGGCCTTCTCGATGGCGCTTCTCGGATTGCTGGTCGACCCCACGCGCCGGCTGTCGTTCGTCGTGAGCGTCTTCGTCTCCTCGGGCATCGTCGCCGTCGGCTTCGCCGTCTGGCGGGACCTGTTCTACGAGCAGCGGGCGCGCTATCTGTACGAATCCATCGAGGGCGACGACCACGTCCTCGTCCCGATTCGGGGTGAGTTCGCCGAGGCGACGGCCATGCTCGGCGCGCGTCTCGCCGCCGACCACGACGCCGGGAAAGTCGTGCTACTGGATATCGTCGAAGAGAGCCCGGAAACCGCACGGGACGGCGGCCGACCCCCCGGGGTCGTCGCCGACGGCGGCGATGCAGTGAAGGGTCAACCGGATGCCGACACCGAGGGCGACGACGGGATGGACCCGACGACGGCAGCGGCGGTGTCCGAACTCGAGTCGCTGGCGTCGCGAATCGAGACCAATCTCGGGGTGCCCTGTCAAATCGTCGTCGCGGCAGCGGGCCCCTCTCGGGCCGAAACCGTCCGACAGGTCGCCAGCGAAGCCAGTTGTGACCTCATCGTCGCCCCCTACGAAACCGACGACAGCGAGGTGACGCCGTTCATCAAGCGACTCCTCGAAGCGAACCGGGACGTGTTGATACACCGCTCCTGTGACGGCAGACAGCGCTGGCGACGCATCATGGTCCCGGTTCGGCAGGCGGGAGACACCGCACACAACATGATAGACTTCGCACTCAGGCTGGCGGGACCGATAGGGCACGTGAGCATCGCCCACTGCATCGACTCCGAAAAGCAGCGCCGGAACGCGACCCAGATGCTCGCCAACCTCGCGGAGACCATCGACGGAACCGTCGAAACGCGCGTTCCGAACGCCTCGATTCACGACTTCCTCCTGCGCTCGGCACCGGAAAACGACCTCATCGTCATCGGCTCCAGCGGTGACCGAAGCGTCGCTTCCCGACTCGTGTCACCGCCGACGTTCAAACAGATAGACGACCTCGAAACCGACGTCGCCATCGTCGACCGCCACTGA
- a CDS encoding replication factor C small subunit, whose translation MSEAAAEDRGREIWIEKYRPQTLEEVVGHEGITQRLKQYIAQEELPHLLFAGPAGTGKCVTGETPVLTNRGVEQMGAVVGDEDGFEAPSEDLEVATYDESRGFEFVSPSHVFGKEADDLVRVATRDGNEVTVTPEHRLLTVGSDGLSWTRAEQLESGDRIARPETTPLPHGEGDIDWIDELDGDRIFVHVSESFASEHGISVVEDHVGLKREVFEGIRSGLTDDEIAATVNTPKKTVQAYRRQAADIDFESLSTVCSLSHLRSLDVSRSTLRNHIEAIQYVSPNNRRSEPAKPPWELTTKLARFVGLALAEARIDGSRIKFYNDDAGLLDAFTEASRLSFGIDPKTGEQKGVSYRSVDNKTVVHYLRQCFSVFDDSETVGSRLVRAPADSRRAFLQAMFDAEGHVTEKGMVELTQKDGDIITLLSYLLSGEGVPTRRKTERKAATNGSGEKRAYHTLYVSSASALSRFEDRIGFSMSTKSGRLSTNANREPNPNHDTIPAQSAVDDLCSALYLPKDELVTGTLNPNSPGRENHLEDIGRVLDAAAERLETAQEALESVQSLEADIERIEALPATWVASRDRLEPIETRRELSAETGVRSDRLLEYSDGRRTPERQRTTVLLESTGEVEVTPDTSAVQTALQAAIEGLGVPYNHIAEGTELRGTDVINLLENDDHALSTTPRFRTVAERIRETAAEMLSEEVLEALRTLDTLARGDLYFDEVDSIETVEEPQRVYDLTVPETRNYIAGAVPSVMHNTTSAVAIAKEIYGDDWRENFLELNASDQRGIDVVRDRIKSFARASFGGYDHRIIFLDEADALTSDAQSALRRTMEQFSDNTRFILSCNYSSQIIDPIQSRCAVFRFSPLGDEAVEEQIRIIADAEGIELTDDGVDALVYSADGDMRKAINGLQAAAVMGETVDEEAVYAITSTARPEEIREMVTKALDGDFTAARADLDSLLTEAGIAGGDIIDQMHRSVWEFDLEERQAVRLMERVGEADYRITAGANEQIQLEALLASLSLSEE comes from the coding sequence ATGAGCGAGGCTGCCGCCGAGGACCGCGGGCGGGAGATTTGGATTGAAAAGTACCGCCCCCAGACGCTGGAGGAGGTCGTCGGTCACGAGGGCATCACACAACGGTTGAAGCAGTACATCGCACAGGAGGAACTGCCGCATCTACTGTTTGCAGGCCCAGCGGGAACCGGGAAGTGCGTCACCGGCGAGACGCCCGTTTTGACGAATCGAGGCGTCGAGCAGATGGGAGCGGTGGTCGGGGACGAAGATGGATTCGAAGCACCGTCCGAGGACCTCGAAGTGGCGACGTACGACGAGAGCCGCGGCTTCGAGTTCGTCTCCCCGTCTCACGTCTTCGGCAAGGAGGCTGACGACCTCGTTCGAGTCGCCACGCGAGATGGCAATGAGGTGACCGTGACGCCGGAACATCGTCTCCTGACTGTCGGCTCCGATGGCCTCTCGTGGACACGAGCGGAACAATTGGAATCGGGCGACCGCATCGCACGCCCCGAAACGACGCCACTCCCCCACGGCGAGGGAGACATCGACTGGATTGACGAACTCGACGGTGACCGGATTTTCGTCCACGTGTCCGAGTCGTTCGCCTCCGAACACGGTATCTCGGTGGTCGAAGACCACGTCGGACTCAAACGAGAGGTGTTCGAGGGAATCCGTTCCGGGTTGACGGACGACGAAATCGCAGCAACGGTGAATACACCGAAAAAAACCGTCCAAGCATATCGTCGGCAGGCGGCCGATATTGACTTCGAGTCACTGTCGACGGTGTGTTCACTCTCTCATCTTCGTTCGCTCGATGTTTCCCGGTCGACGCTTCGGAACCACATCGAGGCGATTCAGTACGTCTCTCCGAACAACCGACGCTCCGAGCCGGCCAAACCGCCGTGGGAACTGACCACTAAACTGGCTCGTTTCGTCGGGCTAGCACTGGCGGAAGCCCGTATCGACGGTTCCCGAATCAAGTTCTACAACGACGACGCCGGTCTTCTTGATGCATTCACTGAAGCGTCCCGGTTGTCGTTCGGTATCGACCCGAAGACGGGCGAACAAAAAGGAGTCTCTTATCGAAGTGTCGATAACAAAACGGTCGTTCACTACTTGAGACAGTGCTTCTCGGTTTTCGACGATAGCGAGACAGTCGGCTCCCGACTCGTCCGCGCCCCGGCCGACAGCAGACGAGCATTCCTCCAGGCGATGTTCGACGCAGAAGGCCACGTGACCGAGAAGGGGATGGTGGAACTCACACAGAAGGACGGGGATATCATCACCTTACTGTCGTATCTGCTGAGTGGTGAAGGGGTTCCGACCCGGCGGAAGACCGAGCGAAAGGCGGCGACGAACGGTTCTGGAGAGAAGCGAGCGTATCATACCCTCTACGTTTCGAGCGCATCGGCACTGTCTCGATTCGAGGACCGTATCGGCTTCTCGATGTCGACGAAATCCGGGCGACTGTCGACGAATGCCAACCGAGAGCCGAATCCGAACCACGATACGATACCTGCTCAATCCGCGGTTGACGACCTTTGTTCGGCGTTGTATCTGCCGAAAGACGAACTGGTGACGGGGACGCTAAACCCGAATTCGCCCGGACGGGAAAATCACCTCGAAGACATTGGGCGCGTACTCGATGCAGCTGCTGAACGACTCGAAACGGCACAGGAAGCCCTCGAAAGCGTTCAGAGTCTCGAAGCAGACATCGAACGAATCGAGGCACTACCGGCGACGTGGGTCGCCTCACGGGACCGATTGGAGCCTATCGAAACCCGTCGGGAACTCAGTGCCGAAACCGGCGTCAGGTCCGACCGGTTGTTGGAGTATTCCGACGGTCGACGAACACCGGAACGACAGCGTACGACAGTGCTTCTCGAATCAACCGGCGAAGTCGAAGTAACGCCCGATACGTCTGCCGTTCAAACAGCCCTACAGGCGGCTATCGAAGGACTCGGCGTTCCCTACAACCACATCGCCGAGGGGACGGAACTCCGCGGAACTGACGTAATCAATCTCTTGGAGAACGACGACCATGCGCTGTCGACGACGCCCCGGTTCCGGACGGTCGCAGAACGAATCCGGGAAACCGCGGCGGAGATGCTCTCCGAGGAAGTCCTCGAAGCGCTTCGAACGCTCGATACGCTCGCCCGCGGTGACCTTTACTTCGACGAGGTCGACTCAATCGAAACCGTCGAAGAGCCACAGCGAGTGTACGACTTGACGGTCCCGGAGACGCGAAACTACATCGCCGGGGCCGTTCCGAGCGTGATGCACAACACCACCTCTGCCGTCGCTATCGCCAAGGAAATCTACGGCGACGACTGGCGGGAGAACTTCCTCGAGTTGAACGCCTCCGACCAGCGGGGTATCGACGTGGTTCGAGACCGAATCAAGTCCTTCGCCCGTGCCTCCTTCGGCGGCTACGACCACCGCATTATATTCCTCGATGAGGCAGACGCCCTCACCAGCGACGCCCAGTCGGCGCTCCGCCGGACGATGGAGCAGTTCTCCGACAACACGCGCTTTATCCTCTCGTGTAACTACTCCAGCCAAATCATCGACCCCATCCAATCGCGGTGTGCCGTCTTCCGGTTCTCGCCGCTCGGCGACGAGGCCGTCGAGGAGCAAATCCGAATCATCGCCGACGCCGAGGGCATCGAGTTGACCGACGACGGCGTCGATGCGTTGGTGTACTCGGCGGACGGCGACATGCGGAAGGCCATCAACGGCCTGCAGGCCGCCGCGGTGATGGGCGAAACCGTCGACGAGGAGGCCGTCTACGCAATCACCTCGACGGCCCGTCCCGAGGAGATTCGCGAGATGGTGACGAAAGCGTTGGACGGCGACTTTACGGCGGCCCGGGCGGACCTCGATTCGCTGCTCACCGAGGCTGGCATCGCCGGCGGCGACATCATCGACCAGATGCACCGCTCGGTGTGGGAGTTCGACCTCGAGGAGCGACAGGCGGTTCGGCTGATGGAGCGGGTCGGCGAGGCCGACTACCGAATCACGGCGGGCGCAAACGAGCAGATACAGCTAGAGGCGCTGTTGGCGTCGCTGTCGTTGAGCGAGGAGTAG
- a CDS encoding bactofilin family protein produces the protein MRRSFALLFALVLAVALLPGIAAADTRVGGSVVVDGDQTGDVSAAGGTVVVTGTVDGDLRAYGGDVRIAEGAEVTGIVRVYGGDVYVNGTVGGNALAYAGSATLGETGSVDRSFGAVAGDVTIAGTVGGDANVFAGRTTLAETAVVEGGLTYGGELVDEGGTVEGITQGTSDLALVPPLDPLFSIFGVFMFVGDLLLGALLVYAAPKFADAAALTARSEPFRTAGTGLLALVGTALAVVVLAVTLVGLPLAVALLAMALVVAWVAAVYGQYAVGAWALSYTDYDNRYLAVGIGVVAVTVLGLLPYVGALLRAVVFLLGAGVVALGARRIYELVSRNRGGLAEI, from the coding sequence ATGCGCCGTTCGTTCGCCCTCCTGTTCGCGCTCGTCCTCGCGGTCGCCCTGCTCCCCGGAATCGCCGCAGCCGACACCCGCGTCGGCGGGTCGGTCGTCGTCGACGGCGACCAGACCGGCGATGTGTCGGCGGCCGGTGGAACGGTCGTCGTCACCGGCACCGTCGACGGCGACCTCCGAGCGTACGGCGGCGACGTTCGTATCGCCGAGGGCGCCGAAGTGACGGGTATCGTCCGCGTCTACGGCGGCGACGTGTACGTCAACGGCACCGTCGGTGGCAACGCCCTCGCCTACGCCGGCAGCGCCACGTTAGGCGAGACGGGGAGCGTCGACCGCTCGTTCGGTGCCGTCGCCGGCGACGTGACCATCGCGGGCACCGTCGGCGGCGACGCCAACGTCTTCGCCGGTCGAACTACGCTCGCCGAAACCGCCGTCGTCGAGGGCGGCCTGACGTACGGTGGCGAACTCGTCGACGAGGGCGGAACCGTCGAGGGAATCACACAGGGAACGAGCGACCTCGCGCTGGTGCCGCCGCTGGACCCGCTGTTTTCGATTTTCGGCGTGTTCATGTTCGTCGGCGATTTGCTGTTGGGGGCCCTTCTCGTGTACGCCGCGCCGAAGTTCGCCGACGCCGCCGCGCTGACCGCCCGGAGCGAACCATTCCGGACGGCGGGAACGGGACTGCTGGCGCTCGTCGGGACCGCCCTCGCCGTCGTCGTACTTGCGGTGACGCTGGTCGGCCTGCCGCTGGCCGTCGCGTTGCTCGCCATGGCGCTCGTCGTCGCATGGGTCGCCGCCGTCTACGGACAGTACGCCGTCGGCGCGTGGGCGCTGTCCTACACCGACTACGACAACCGCTATCTCGCCGTCGGAATCGGCGTCGTCGCAGTTACCGTCCTCGGACTGCTGCCGTACGTCGGCGCGCTGCTCCGGGCGGTCGTCTTCCTGCTCGGAGCGGGCGTCGTCGCCCTCGGCGCGCGCCGAATCTACGAACTCGTCTCGCGGAACCGCGGCGGCCTCGCGGAGATATAG
- the samp2 gene encoding ubiquitin-like small modifier protein SAMP2 has protein sequence MRVTCEVVGEGSHDLDLPADATYGDVLESVGLSTHEASVLVDGSPVPEDRTVDSDHVRVLRLIKGG, from the coding sequence ATGCGCGTGACCTGTGAGGTCGTCGGCGAAGGGAGCCACGACCTCGACCTCCCGGCCGATGCAACCTACGGCGACGTGCTGGAATCGGTCGGCCTCTCGACGCACGAGGCTTCGGTCCTGGTCGACGGCAGCCCGGTTCCCGAAGACCGGACGGTCGATTCCGACCACGTTCGCGTCCTGCGGCTAATAAAGGGCGGATGA
- a CDS encoding GNAT family N-acetyltransferase yields MRVEEATPGAETAVRAICNAAMLELDEAVLAEAAVLVAREDDRVLGALVLNGTEIDAVAVRPGRRGSGIGSALVEAAADQRPELTAEFDLGVRPFYESLGFDIDCDGGRCRGYLR; encoded by the coding sequence ATGAGAGTCGAGGAAGCGACACCCGGCGCCGAGACCGCGGTTCGAGCCATCTGCAACGCCGCGATGCTGGAACTCGACGAGGCGGTGCTGGCGGAGGCGGCGGTGCTCGTCGCCCGCGAAGACGACCGCGTGCTCGGCGCGCTCGTCCTCAACGGAACCGAAATCGACGCGGTCGCGGTCCGTCCCGGCCGCCGCGGCAGCGGTATCGGCTCGGCGCTCGTCGAAGCGGCGGCCGACCAGCGACCGGAACTGACCGCCGAATTCGACCTCGGCGTTCGCCCGTTCTACGAGTCGCTTGGCTTCGACATCGACTGCGACGGCGGGCGGTGTCGCGGGTATCTCAGATGA
- a CDS encoding phosphoglucomutase/phosphomannomutase family protein codes for MDIEFGTDGWRTTVEEFTTPRIRAVGQAVADYVREGSADPAVAVGYDPREGSRDAAEELCRVLCVNGVDAYIPDRDTPTPVVAWTVLDRQLDGALQVTASHNPPEYNGIKFVPDDGAPALPGVTDWLADNLRVPDPLPESEWGHIEESDFIDPYLDHALAFAGKNGRSADCSGVTVAHDAMHGSGRGVTDELLERAGAEVLRLRNDADPEFGGSPPEPSAARLRDLETRVTDGEANLGVANDGDSDRIGVVTPDRGYVDPNWLFVALYDYLLETDDGDAVRTVSTTFLVDRVAEAHGQSVRETPVGFKWVAEAMGEFDALVGGEESGGFGVRGHLRNKDGVLVALLVAAAHAEESLDDRLDRLRAEHGDIVQDRISVDCPDERKTAVLDELDGSIPDSVAGTAVESVGTADGFKLVLEDGSWLLVRPSGTEPKLRVYAEAGDRDRVEELLESGAELVRPLI; via the coding sequence ATGGACATCGAGTTCGGAACCGACGGCTGGCGGACGACCGTCGAGGAGTTCACGACGCCCCGCATCCGGGCCGTGGGCCAAGCCGTCGCCGACTACGTACGAGAGGGGTCGGCCGACCCCGCCGTCGCCGTCGGCTACGACCCGCGAGAAGGCTCTCGAGACGCCGCCGAGGAGTTGTGTCGCGTCCTCTGTGTCAACGGCGTCGACGCATATATCCCCGACCGCGACACGCCGACGCCGGTCGTCGCCTGGACCGTCCTCGACCGCCAGTTAGACGGCGCCCTGCAGGTCACCGCCAGCCACAACCCCCCAGAGTACAACGGCATCAAGTTCGTTCCCGACGATGGCGCGCCGGCCCTACCGGGAGTGACCGACTGGCTGGCCGACAACCTCCGGGTGCCCGACCCGCTTCCCGAATCCGAGTGGGGCCACATCGAAGAATCCGACTTCATCGACCCGTATCTCGACCACGCGCTGGCGTTCGCAGGCAAGAACGGCCGCTCGGCCGACTGCTCGGGGGTCACCGTCGCCCACGACGCCATGCACGGCAGCGGCCGGGGCGTCACCGACGAACTGCTGGAGCGGGCCGGCGCCGAGGTCCTCCGACTCCGAAACGACGCCGACCCAGAGTTCGGTGGGTCGCCGCCGGAGCCCTCTGCGGCCCGCCTCCGCGACCTCGAAACCCGGGTCACCGACGGCGAGGCCAACCTCGGGGTCGCCAACGACGGCGACTCCGACCGTATCGGCGTCGTCACGCCCGACCGCGGCTACGTCGACCCCAACTGGCTGTTCGTCGCGCTGTACGACTATTTGCTCGAAACCGACGATGGCGACGCCGTCCGAACCGTCTCGACGACGTTCCTCGTCGACCGGGTCGCCGAGGCCCACGGCCAATCGGTTCGGGAGACGCCGGTCGGGTTCAAGTGGGTCGCCGAGGCGATGGGCGAGTTCGACGCCCTGGTCGGCGGCGAGGAGTCGGGCGGCTTCGGCGTCCGTGGCCACCTCCGCAACAAAGACGGCGTCCTCGTCGCCCTGTTGGTGGCGGCCGCCCACGCCGAGGAGTCGCTAGACGACCGCCTCGACCGCCTCCGCGCCGAACACGGCGACATCGTTCAGGACCGCATCAGCGTCGACTGCCCCGACGAGCGCAAGACCGCCGTCCTCGACGAGTTGGACGGATCGATTCCCGACAGCGTGGCCGGGACGGCCGTCGAGTCGGTCGGCACCGCCGACGGCTTCAAACTCGTGCTCGAAGACGGGTCGTGGCTGCTCGTCCGCCCCAGCGGGACGGAGCCGAAACTCCGCGTCTACGCCGAGGCCGGCGACAGGGACCGCGTCGAGGAACTGCTCGAATCGGGCGCGGAACTGGTCCGGCCGCTCATCTGA